The genomic stretch ATTAAAATGTGATCCATAGGCATGCAGCACGATAAATAATTTTTGATGACCTGCCTTTAGCTCCTCTTCTACTAGAAACAATAGTTCGTCATCCGAAATATTGGCTCCTTTCGGAGTGTCTTTCTTGATAAACTTCCAATCATCTGCCTCCATCCCCAAAAAATCAATAAAAGAATGGTTAGGAAGCTGGTTCGAAAAAAAGGCTGTATGAAATCCTGCCTCCTTGAAAGCGGTAATGATTCCTTTCTGTCTATAAAGACAGTCATAATCCTCAGCCGAAGCTGCCGAAAGCAACATAGGCACACTTTTATGAGTAGTATTAGACTGGGTAAGCACATCCGTGAAAGTTACCAACCCCTCCATTTTATCAAGTAATGGAGTGGTATTCCTTTCATAACCATAAAGTCCGAAATTACAGGCACGGGCCGTTTCCCCTATCACCAAGACATAAACTTCCCGGCTGTCTTTATCATGTGCGGCACTGGCATTAAAAGTAAAATCCCTTGAAGTTTCCGCATATCCGGCAGTTTCGCCCGCACGTTCTGCAGCCAATACTAAATTATAACATACATTAGCCGGATACATTTCAATCTTTACTTGATAATCACGTTGCGTCGCATAGCAGATAACAGTCAATAACACTCCTGCAACAATGCCTGCCAAGGCATACTTACGCTGAGAACGAATAAAAGAATATTCCAACTGATTACCTCGGGCCCATGAGAAACCTCCCAAGACCAAAGCAGGAATGTAAACAACAAAAACACCAATTACAGCCGGCAGTAAATTATCCAACAGTTCCATCACCTCCCCGGAATTAGTAGTTGTCAGATTCAGGAACATATCTACTGCAATGATAGAACGCCCGAACAGGTATAGCAATACCAATTGGAATGCCGCAAAGAAAACAAACGGAAATAAGATCCAAATAGTCTTTCCAGGTTTACGCCCCAATGTCATAATCAACCAATAAACCGATACCGGCAGAATGACATTACAAATACGTGCCAAAAGTGTCATTTGTTGTTCTGTAAAAAACAATGCCACATTGGGAATGGCCAAGACAACGATGAACAGAACGAACAATCGTTGTGGCTCACAACACCACTGAATAAATTCTCTAAAATGCTTCATTTATATTAAAAATAAAACCAGACTGTCCATTTTTTCCAAATCCATAGTCCAGACGAACATTTACATTCTTTTTAAACTCCCAACGATAACCTATTCCATAATTAGGCAACACTCTGTCCATGCGCAAAGCACTGAACTTATTGAATACAGTTCCGGCCCCTATCCAAACTACAACACCATTACGTTTCCATACATGCTGACGCAATTCCACCTGCCCCTCTATTTTATGCTTGTCACGATAGCGCCCTTCGTAATAACCACGCATGGAATACGAATTTCCCAACAGCGCCATCATAGCCCACGACGGATTACCGAAATTAAAAGTACCGCGTAATTCTCCTGCCAACAATCCTCCTTCCCATACAGGATGATAATAACTGGTACGCAAATCCGTAGTACTGAATGCATAATCGTTTCCCAAAAACTTAGGACGGAAACATTGGGTAATATTCAAATAATATCCCTTATGGGGATTAGTCAACACATCGCGCGAATCATATGCCAAAGAAAGGCCCACTCCATAATTAGCAGCAGTAAGGTTCATTCCCTCCAGTAATCCGGGGCGTTCCATATTCTTACCATGCACATAATCATAAGATGCCATAGGACCTATATATAAATTATCCGCTATCCGAAACAAAAAACTAGCTTTAATTTGTGCTTGCCAGCGATCTAAATCAGATTCATTGGCATCTACATTACCCATATCGTACCCTATTCCCCAAAACTTGGAAGGAAAGGAATAAAAATAAAGAGTATAATCCAGCCGGTATTTGTCCTGCGGAAAGATATGAGTTCCGCGTATCCCCAACATATAGAAGCCAACAGTGGAAACATCTCCAAATAAAGATACATTGGACGGGGGAAGAAGCATGTCACTTCTATCAGCACGATAAAGCCCCGCTGCCACCAGTCCAAGCCCCAGTTTGGTATCCGTACTGTAATGTGGTCCGCCAATAATACTAAAATCAAATTTCTTATGATTCTTATCTTTATTAGCATCATTAAAATAGTTCAGAAATCTTTTGAAAAAAGTCCTTTTCTGTACTGTGCTGTCTTTGTGTTGCATTGTCGTATCTTCAGGCAAATAAAACAGACCGCCCTCTTGCGTGACTGCCAAAGCCACATCTGCCATACATATAAAGATTACGATCAAAAATGATATTTTCTTCATTGTAACCTGTTATTTTTTCCACTGTTAAAACAAGCTTTACAGTAAACATAAACTGATAAAAACAAATAAAGCAGATTGGGATACAAAGATAGCCAAACCTGCTTTATTGTGACTTTTTTTATAATAAGAATCTGGTCTGAATTTACCTATTTCTGTCCTAAATACCTTATACCGGTCGCTTTTCTGTAATCAGCCAACGCAATCTTCTGCTCATAATAAGATTGGATAAGGTTTGTATATGCCTGTATCCATGTCAGCTGTGCAGAAAGCACATCCAAAATAGTCAACTTACCTTCAGTATAACTAAAAGTGTTCAAATCCAAATTCTCTTCTGCCAGTTTGCAGTTCTCCTCGGCAATACTTATCTGACGGGTATTCTCTGTCAGACTAGTCCACGCCTTCGCCACTTCTTTGCTTATTTGGTCTTGCTTATCTTGCAATGCATACTGCTTGCCCAATAAAATAGCCTTCTGTGCAGCCGTCGATTTAAAGCGGGCTCCCCAATGGAAAATCGGCAATTTAATAGAGGCATACACATTACTATTAAACATAGTTTCGCCCGAAATGTTCAACATCTGTGTTCCCCATGTCTCTTTAAAACCGATAGAAAGAGAAGGGTTGTACTTGGCGGCAGCCAGACTTACCTGTCTTTTCTGATAATCCACATCCAATTGGGAGATAGCATAATCGGGACGCACATTCAAGGCTGTTTCCGCTCCAACAAAGGCAGGCATAGGCAATATGGTAGAAATAGAATCCGTCAAATCCATTTCAGCCAGCGGTTCCAATCCCATCAGTACATTCATATTCTGCAAGGCGACCTGATAAGACTGATAGCTGCTGGAACGTTGCAATTCAGCCTCTTTCAAACGAGTCTGCATCTGAATGAGATCCGTCTTGCTGATATAGCCATCATCGTACTTATCTTGCAGCACTTTGGTCAACTGCTCAATAATCTGTACATACTGGCACATCGTTTCATACATTTCTTTTTGTGCGGCTGTTCCCCAATAACTGGCTTCAGCGGCATAGATAATATTATCCGTTGTCAAATCCACCGACTTATCCGCCATCTGAGTTTGTATTTGGGAAGCCTTATAATTGTGATAGATACTGCCACCGGCATAAATAGGTTGTGATACCCCTACTTCGGCACTGTATGAATCGTGCTCCATAGGAACAGCCATTCCGCCAAAATCCATCTCGTATTTGTTAATACGATACTGATAGCTTCCCGTTGCATCAACAGCCGGAAAGAAAGCGGTTTTTGCCGCTTTCATAGCCTTCTGCATAGCTGTACGTTGCGCCACACTCTGTTTTAAGGTTTGGCTATAATCCAGTACCTTTTGTTCAAAAGTAGAATAATCCACGACAGTCTGAGCCGAAAGTGTACCGGTCATACAAGCCATACTTATAATATAGATCATCTTAGTTTTCATTATCTGTCTGCTCTGATTTTAAAGAAAATACAATAAGTTACCGGAAGAACAAAAATGGTCAGTACCGTTGATACGAACAAACCACCCATAATGGTAGCCGCCATACCTGCAAACATGGCATCGCCCAACAATGGAAGCATACCCAGAATAGTAGTTCCGGAAGCCATGGTCACCGGAACGATACGCGTCTTGGTAGCCTCGACCACGGCAGGCACAGCACCCTTTCCATCCTTCAACTGAAGTCCGATTTCATCGACCAGCACAATGGCGTTCTTGATATTCATACCAATCAATCCCAACAGACCGAGGATGGCAAAGAAGTCCAATGACTTACCAAACAAAAGCAATCCCCATACCACACCAATAAACACCAGCGGCAACATAAGCATAATCAATACCGGCTTGCGGTAGTTGCTGGGGAAAAGAAACAGCAGAACCACATAAATCAACAGGAAGGTCAGCGGAATATTCTTCGCCAATGCAGCGTTACTCACATCCTGTGTTTCCTGCTCGCCGAAATATTTCATTTTATACCCTTCGGGCAACCGCATCTGCTCTTGTACGGCAGTGAGCACCTGTTTAAACGCAGCCATCGTATTGGCTCCACGTTTAGGTTCACATTGCATCATCATACAACGCTCGCGGTTAAAGCGGCGGACTACATTATAATCATAACCCAAAGCAAAATTATCGATCACCTGTTCCACTTTCACGGAATTTCCTTTCGTACTGAATACAGGCACACTTTTCACATCATTCAAGTTCATTTTTTCCACATCCTCATCTTTCAACAGAATAGGCAAGGAAACATCCCCCTCACGATATTCTCCCAAAGGCAAACCATTGGTAGCCGTACGGAATGAATTAGCAACCTGCTGACGGGTAATTCCCAAGCGTAAACCTTTCTGTTGAGAGAACATCGGTTTCCACACAGGCACCTTATCTCCCCAATTGGAACGGATATCCGTCACCATATCACACTGGCGGGCTATTTTCTTCGCCCTTTCAACCAATGCGGTCAATGTATCGGGATTCTCACCGATAAAACCGATCTCAATAGCAGCTTCAGGCACCGGAGACAAAGCAAAAAGTGCCGAACGGGTAATGATATTGGGAAAGTTCTGGGTCATGTGCTCATAAAACTGCTGTTCTACTTCGGCTGCATCTTCGGGGTCTTTAGTTTCCACCATCACATTAGCATAGTTAGACTTCGGTCCAAAAGAAGAACTTGCCAAATAGTAACGCAACGGAGTACCACCCAATGTCACCGAATATGATTTAACTTTCTCATGATTCTTCAAATAACCCTCCACCTTCATCACATCCTGATCTACCGCATGAATACTGAATCCCTCAGGGAATACCAGATCAGCACGAAAATAAGGCTTATTCATTTTCGGAAAAAAACTCTGAGGCATAACAGCCATAATAACCAAAGAAAGCACCAAAGTCACAAAGACGGTGGTCAATGTCACAAAACGGCGTTTAATCAGCAAGGTCAGAAACTTCTCGAATTTATGATAGAGTTTAGTATCATACGGATCTTTCATTGCACCGCCGGGAACAGCTTCTTTCAAAATAAAATTACCAAAAGTCGTAGTCTGGCACAAAGCCAGAATCCAACTCAATCCCAGTGACACAGCCAATACAACAAATAGCGGTTTCACAATCTCAGCCACGGATGCCGGTGCCAGATACAAAGGCAAGAAAGAGCAGATAGCAATAAAAGTAGCGCCCAGCAATGCCCACTGCGGCTTGATGGCCCCCTCTATCAATGACTGATAACGTGATTTTCCGCGCTTGATACCTATTTGCGCATTATCTGTCACCACAATGGCATTATCCACCAGCATACCCATGGCGATAATAAATGCCGCCAAAGAAGTACGGTTCAATCCTACTCCCCACATCAACATAATAAGCAAAGTACCACCTACTGAGAAAAGTAACGAACTACCTATCAGCATACCGGCACGCGATCCCATCACCACAAAGATAATCAGGATAACAATAACCAATGATTCTATCAAATTCAGGATAAAGCCATTATTCGCCTCATCGGCAATCTTATCCTCAGGATAAAGGGAGGCAAGTTCAATACCGATAGGCAACAATTGCTCTATTTCCGCCAACCTTTCGTCCACTGCTTTACCCACAGCTACCACATTATCCTTTGCTCCACTGGCCACACCTATACCAATAGCACGTTTACCATTGACCCGCATCAAGGTTGAAGGCGGATCATAGTATCCACGCTCCACTGTTGCAATATCCCCCAAACGGACTTCCCGTCCGTCCTTACTGATAATCAACTGATTTTCTATATCTTCCAGACTGGTATAAGTTCCTTCCGTACGCAAGCGCAACTGATAAATTTCAGTCGCTATATCTCCCGTATTCACCTGTATATTCTGCTTCTGCAAGATGCCCATAATTGAAGTGGGATCAATGCCCAGTGCCGAAAGTTTGGAGGTGGATATCTTGACATTGATCACTTCTGTCTGTTCCCCATACAACATCACTTTCTGCACTCCCTCAATCGGAGTCAACTGGGTACGGATACGCTGGGCCCAGTCACGCAAATCAGTATACGAGAATCCCTCATCAGCGGTCAAAGCATAATAAATGCCATACACATCACCAAAGTCATCATTCACTGTAATGGTAGACGCCCCACTGGGCAATTTGGGTTGTATATTCGCCACTTTACGACGTAATTCATCCCATTTCACAGGCATATAATCCGGATCAATCGTAGGCTGAAGTTCAATAGAAATCTTGGACAGTCCGAAATAAGATTCCGATTTAATCTGATATACATCTGTCATGGACTGAATTTCACGTTCAATCGGTTCCGTAATCAGTTTCTCCACTTCATGTGGGTTCGCTCCCGGATACTGGGTAACCAATACCGCAGTCTTTATCACAAAAGGCGCATCTTCTTTCTTAGGCAGCTTGAAGAAGGAGATTACTCCACCTATCAGCAAAATAGCCAAAAAGAAATAGATAACCTTCCGGTTCTCCAAAGAATATTTTGGAATATTCATGATATGCTTTCTCCTTTTTTATTCTGTTAATATTTTTACTTGCTGGCCATCCACAAGATAAGAGGCTCCGGCAGAAACGACCTGTTCACCCGCTTTCACATCTCCGGTAACAATCAAGTCATTACGTCCAACAATAGTACCCTTATCGTTGACTTTGCGTTGTTCCACTTTCTGTGTGGATGGATTATAAACAAATACTTTTTTACTATTCAATGTATTGTCAAACACTACAGCCGACAAAGGTACTGTAATCCCTTCTTTTACCACATCATTCTCAATATTGACAATAACACGACATGAGAACCCCACCGATACCTTGTATTTTTTCAAATCAAATTCCGGATCATCAATGTAAAGGAATACAGGAACTCCTGCCCCATCGGGAGAAGCCTCTACATACTCCTTTACTTTTGCTTGAAATAATTTTCCTTTATAGGCATCAAACTCTACGTAAATAGTAGAAGGAGAAGTTACATAAGAAATATTCGTTTCGGGGATAGTGAACTCCACTTGCAATTTAGCCGGATTAATCAAACACACTACTCCTTGTCCTGGTTGTACACGCTGATAGTTTTCAACGTATTTTTTTTGGATGAAACCATCAAATGGAGCGCGTAGCTTTGTGTCATTCAATGTGTTTTGCGCATCTTCAAATGCCGATTTGGCATTGGTATACGAAGCTTGGGTCGTTTCAAATTCTTGCATGGAAATGGCGTTCTTAGCCAATAGTTTCTCCGCGCGTTGCATCTGTGATGCCGCCTTTTGAAATGAAGCCCTCTTAGCGTCATAATCCAATTTGTAATCTGTCGGATCAATTTCGGCCACTACCTGTCCTTTCTTTACCCGCTGTCCTTCGAGTACATTCATTGCTACCAGCGGACCGGACATTTTAAAGGCCAAGTCACTGAACTGATCAGGCGACACAACACCTGAATACGATTTTTCGATCCTGCTTAACGAGGTCACTTCCGCCAATTTCACGGGACGGGGACCGCGTTCTTGTGCAGGTTGCTGTCCGCAAGAACAGAACACTGCTGCAATCATTGCCATGATAGACAAATTTTTACCTTTCATACTGTTAATCTTCACTATTAGTTTCCGCTGCAAAGTTCTCATAATTATTAAAGGCGTACAAGTGCTAACAGTAAGATATATTAGTCTATTTTTAAGCATTTTCTTTGTTATCTGCTTTAACTGTCCTATATTTGTGGTGCATAATCAAAATCTTCTTTATTTTTATGAAGTATATAGATGACATTAACCTATTTAAATCAAATAAGGATTTCGTTGCAGAAATTGACATGACAGGATCATTAGGCCGTATTTACCACTACCCGCAACGAATGGAAGGATGCTTGTTCCTTCTGTGCCTGCGAGGTGAATGTGACATAACGATCCATCTGTCTGAACACAAGATACAAAAGAACGACATTGTCACTATTTTGCCAGAAACCTTTGTACATGTCCACCGGCAAAGTCCCGACTGCCGTCTGTACCTGATAGGGTTCAACAAAGAGTTGCTGAATGGAATAAACCTCTTCAATTCCACCATGAACTATCTTTCAGCCCTGATTGACACGCCCATTATTCCTCTGCGTCCCGAAATAACCGAGTTGTTTCAAGACTATTTTATGTTGCTGATAAAAATGAAACGTATGGGAGCCAAGCCCAATAAAGACTTAATCAGCACCATGCTGCTCACTATATTGCATGGTGTAGGCAGCATTCATCAGAACACCAATGTAACCACACGTACTTTCAATCGTGGAGAAGAAATTGTAAAACGTCTGGTCCAATATATCATCAAACATTATACGAAAGAACGGAGTGTAGCTTTTTATGCCGATCTGCTTCATATATCCCCTCAGCACCTCAGCACTACTGTCAATAAGATTACGGGAAAAACTGTTACAGATATCATCGCCAAACTAGTGATAACAGATGCGGAAGCCAAACTAAAATCCACCGATCTTACTATTCAGGAGATAGCCTATTCACTTAATTTCCCAGATATCTCATTCTTTGGGAAATATTTTAAAAGATATACAGGAATGTCACCGAAACAGTATAGGGAAAACGGATAGTGAAAACAGACTCAGCCCACGTTAGTACGTGTAAGGTCATACGTCAGTACGTATAAGCCTACATATACTAACGTATAAGCTTATACATACTAACAATGTAAAAACACATGTCCAAAGTCTCTTACACCATAAAAGTTATAAGTTTTTCGGCTTATAAATAGCGTTCCACCAAGTCGCATCGTCCTGCAACCATTTGGCAAACCAGGCAAAGATTGTATTCTGCCACTGGATCCTCTTGCCATAGTCTACAATATGATGATCTTGCCCCGTTACCGCCACAAAAGCTGTTTCGCGTCCCAGCAATTTCAGTGCTGTAAACATCTGAATACTCTCTCCCACCGGTACATTCACATCCGCATCACCATGCAGGAACAGCAAAGGCGTATGTATCTTGTCCGCATTGAACAACGGGCTTTGTTTTACAAAAAGATCAGGATTGCTCCACGGATAACTATCCGCCATGGAAACTTCACTATACGAATATCCCCAATATCCTTCCCCCCAATAACTGGTATGGTCACTGATACCGGCATGAGAGATGGCCGCTGCAAAAATATCGGTCTGTGTTTGCAGGTATTGTGTCATAAAGCCGCCATAGGACGCACCTATACAGCCTATTTTCTTGTCATTGACAAAAGCATGTTCTTTACAAAACAGCTTTGTACCTTCTATAATATCCTGTGCCACCCCTTCCCCGGCTGTATTGACGTGGCGGGCAGAGAATTCCTGTCCGAAACCGGTAGCACCGCTAGGTTCTATCACATACACCACATAGCCCAATGCCGCGTATGCATGATGCGGATAACGGCTTTCAAAATTACGGCTGACCGGACTGCACCCACCATAATAATTCACAATCATAGGATATTTCCGGTTAGCGTCAAAATGAGGCGGCAGGTAATAACGGCCGTAAATGGTATCACCACGCGAATTGGTAAAACTCCAAGCCTTGCATTCGCCCAGCTCCACATCTTTCAAGATGTCCTTACTTAAGTCTTCCAACAAAGATGATTTCATCTTTTTGGTATTCATGGTGTACAAACGGTCGGAATTTGAGGCGCTTTGTCCATAATAGGCCATAACCGGAGCATTTTGCGCCAATGAGAATGAATTGACCAAATCTTCTGCAACCTCCAGTTGCAGAATTTTCCCATCAGCGGGATTCATCCGGTACAAACTGTAACAGTCACGGTTCTCGGCCGTGAAATATATTTGCCCGTCGGCCTTATTCCACACGGCACGCTGTACGCTGGGATTAAAATCTTTCGTCAGCGGAGTGACCCTCTTATCAGCTATATTCAGCAAATAAAGCTGACCGTCCGTCATACTCGGAGTCTGCCCCTCCTTTACATTTTTCCCTATTCCACCCAGCGATTCAGGCGAGCCGGATACCAATACCTGCGTTCCGTCAGGTGAAAAACGGGCTCCACTGATAAAACCATCTTTATCTATCAGCAGTTCCGCCTGTAAAGTCTGCATATCCAACCGATATAGTGAGAATAAAGTAGTAGGACGCTTGGTCAGACGGCTCTGACTGGTCATCATCAAAAGATACCGGCCGTCATTGGAAATATCGGCAGCCCAGACATTGTGATAACCGAAAGTCAGTGGCTGCAACAAACCGGTCTTCAAATCATATTTAGCCAGATAAGAACGGTTACGCCATCCCGGCTGGCGGTCATCCGGCTCCAGTACCTCATAAATTTCTTTACGTTCTTTCGGTCCTTCCTGGGTCATGGTGAAAAGCAGGTAGTCTTCCGTAGGTGCGAACTGGAAATACCCGTCAGGTAATTTATTCACCAGCACGGCCTCCACTCCGGTAAGTGGATCCACAACTATCAGCTGCCTGCCATCCACTCCTGTACGGGTATAATAATAACGGTTAGAACGAGGCATCCATTGCATATTCTCAGTACGCTCCGCCAAAACCTTACCGCTGGCAAGTTCAGTAATACGCGTACTGCCGGCCGACCGGCCACCTACACAAGTCGTACGATAATTAGTAATCAGATATCTGCCATCAGGAGAAAGTCCGACTCCGGCAAAACGAGTTCCATGCAACACATCCGCCAAAGTATATAGCTTTTTGTTATCTTGCTTAAGTGAAATACTTCCCTCTTGATCCGTATCCACACTCACTTTCAAGGAATCTGTTTTCCCTGTTTCAGAAAGATATTTAACAACTACAGAATGGGTGGCCGGCTCCAAAGCGAGTTCAGTCCCTTCCTGCTTTTTCCCATCTACATAAAGTTGGTATTTTTTCAGACCGTCAATCTTCAACTTGGCCGTAGCATAACGAGTATTCTCCAACACAAAGCCCACCATGTGCAAGGCATATCCCGAGTCACTTCCCGGCAAAACTCCGCCTGTAAATAAAGTTCCCTGCTGCAGTACGTCCACAGAAAGATGAGTATCTAACAAACGTCCGGATACAAAAGTCTTTGAATTCACATCCACGCTGTCCACCTGAAAAGGGGCCTGTACAACGTAGGGGCCGGCATAACGGAAAGTAGTAATGTCAATCGTTTCAGCACCTGCCATCACAGCCCAGGCAAATGCACAAGACAATAAGATTTGTTTCTTCATATTTCTAACAATTTGTGTTACACAAAGATACGAAATATAAAAGAAACAAAAACCTTTTTCTACGAATTTCAATGCTTCCTACAACATATTATTTCACCTCTCCCGGCAGATAGCGCAACTGCAAATACTGTTCTCCCGGTTTCAGATACCCCCCTTCGAACATTTCTTTCCTGATCCGGTAAACTGCCACCCTTTTCAATAAGTAATTTTCTACCTTCATCGGCTGCTTTTTACACCAAGAAAGCACTTTCAAACTTCCATCGGCATGAACATCCGCATAGACTTTTACCGTTCTTATCGGAGTCCCGTCCGCTATCTTACGTCCTCTTTTATAATCCACCCACAAAATAGCTTTCGCTTTTTCCCCCTCACATGTCCCAGCATACTTATCCGTTTCGGATGCGGTGGAAGGTGAAGAAGTTCCCTTACAACCTACAACCGCACATAAAATCAAAAGATATAAAATATAGCCCCCTCGTATTTTCATATCAATCGGATTAGTCTTTTATCTCTTCTATAGGAGTAATATCCTCTATTTCAGGCATACCCGGTTCTTTCTTCTGACGGAAGCGGATGATGTTTATCAAATCGGACAGTCCGTATACAATGCTGCTCACTCCCAGAATGATGAATGGAACAGCCGCCGCCGTAAATGGATTAAATAATACCACAATACCTGCAATCAGCACCAACACAGGTATCACAAAGAAACCTCCCGGTACCACCGTCCAACTACGCGCAGCAGACAAATTCACAATCTGACTGATTCCCGCCAGTACCAAAACAGCACCCAGCACATACATCAGAATACCGACAAAAAATGCCGGCATAATCATCAACCATAATCCGAACAAAAGGCTACCAAGCCCGGCAATAGGGAAACTGCTGCCATCCTGCTTGCCACGAATCAAATACCCAAATACAGAAAAGAGTCCCGGTACTAGAAACAGGACACCGATTGTAATAACCAGATAAAGAATGGCAGCTTCAGGCCATGCCACCAGCAACACACCGATGACCAATGCACAGATACATCTGATTATAGAATAATTCATTGTTTTCATATTCAATCATGTCTAATTGGTTAATGAAGCGAATATACTGATTATTTCTGAGAAGACAGATGCAAAATGGATATTAATTTTTCAGACAGAAGAACAAAAGAAGAAAGCCGGAACAGATTTTCCTGTCATAAGCTTAGAACTACATTCTATTGTTCTATAGACTTTAGCAAACAGAATATTCTACCGACTATTCCAATATGTTCTTTCGTACCCATGCCTGAAGATCATCCTTTTATCATATGGCAAATCACTCTATCTGTTCTGTTTCAGGCAGACTTTGTTCATTCTCGTCCTCATCGATCAAAATAGCCCAAAAGAGCCACCATAACAGCAATCCTGCCAACAACACGGCACCTATCCTTATCCAAAGTTTACGTTTCATACACTTCATTTTAATGATTTATTAACTGATGTATTAAAACCATTCCGCCACCCGAAATGTTCATTCATAAAACCAATTTAAAGTAATAAGATTATGAATAATGGAAAATTCTTTGCCGGACTGGCACTAGGAGCGCTGGTCGGCAGTGCATTAAGTTGTTTTGCGCACAGCAACAGAGGCCGCAAATTGAGAAGAGACGTGTATGATGCCATTCAGGACTTACAAGAAGATGCAAAAGACCTGGCTCATCATGCAAAACATAAAGCAGAACAAGTAAGCAGTGAAGTAGCCGGAAAAGTAGGTGAGAAAGTGGAAGAAGTGAAAGGGAAAATACACGAGGCTGCAAATAAATAAAAAAAAAGTAAGTTTTTCTTTGGAGTTTAAAACAAAACGCTTACATTTGCCCCAAAATAAAAACAGATTTTATGAATAGAATCATGGTA from Phocaeicola dorei encodes the following:
- a CDS encoding BamA/TamA family outer membrane protein; the protein is MKKISFLIVIFICMADVALAVTQEGGLFYLPEDTTMQHKDSTVQKRTFFKRFLNYFNDANKDKNHKKFDFSIIGGPHYSTDTKLGLGLVAAGLYRADRSDMLLPPSNVSLFGDVSTVGFYMLGIRGTHIFPQDKYRLDYTLYFYSFPSKFWGIGYDMGNVDANESDLDRWQAQIKASFLFRIADNLYIGPMASYDYVHGKNMERPGLLEGMNLTAANYGVGLSLAYDSRDVLTNPHKGYYLNITQCFRPKFLGNDYAFSTTDLRTSYYHPVWEGGLLAGELRGTFNFGNPSWAMMALLGNSYSMRGYYEGRYRDKHKIEGQVELRQHVWKRNGVVVWIGAGTVFNKFSALRMDRVLPNYGIGYRWEFKKNVNVRLDYGFGKNGQSGFIFNINEAF
- a CDS encoding efflux RND transporter permease subunit, with the translated sequence MNIPKYSLENRKVIYFFLAILLIGGVISFFKLPKKEDAPFVIKTAVLVTQYPGANPHEVEKLITEPIEREIQSMTDVYQIKSESYFGLSKISIELQPTIDPDYMPVKWDELRRKVANIQPKLPSGASTITVNDDFGDVYGIYYALTADEGFSYTDLRDWAQRIRTQLTPIEGVQKVMLYGEQTEVINVKISTSKLSALGIDPTSIMGILQKQNIQVNTGDIATEIYQLRLRTEGTYTSLEDIENQLIISKDGREVRLGDIATVERGYYDPPSTLMRVNGKRAIGIGVASGAKDNVVAVGKAVDERLAEIEQLLPIGIELASLYPEDKIADEANNGFILNLIESLVIVILIIFVVMGSRAGMLIGSSLLFSVGGTLLIMLMWGVGLNRTSLAAFIIAMGMLVDNAIVVTDNAQIGIKRGKSRYQSLIEGAIKPQWALLGATFIAICSFLPLYLAPASVAEIVKPLFVVLAVSLGLSWILALCQTTTFGNFILKEAVPGGAMKDPYDTKLYHKFEKFLTLLIKRRFVTLTTVFVTLVLSLVIMAVMPQSFFPKMNKPYFRADLVFPEGFSIHAVDQDVMKVEGYLKNHEKVKSYSVTLGGTPLRYYLASSSFGPKSNYANVMVETKDPEDAAEVEQQFYEHMTQNFPNIITRSALFALSPVPEAAIEIGFIGENPDTLTALVERAKKIARQCDMVTDIRSNWGDKVPVWKPMFSQQKGLRLGITRQQVANSFRTATNGLPLGEYREGDVSLPILLKDEDVEKMNLNDVKSVPVFSTKGNSVKVEQVIDNFALGYDYNVVRRFNRERCMMMQCEPKRGANTMAAFKQVLTAVQEQMRLPEGYKMKYFGEQETQDVSNAALAKNIPLTFLLIYVVLLFLFPSNYRKPVLIMLMLPLVFIGVVWGLLLFGKSLDFFAILGLLGLIGMNIKNAIVLVDEIGLQLKDGKGAVPAVVEATKTRIVPVTMASGTTILGMLPLLGDAMFAGMAATIMGGLFVSTVLTIFVLPVTYCIFFKIRADR
- a CDS encoding TolC family protein, yielding MKTKMIYIISMACMTGTLSAQTVVDYSTFEQKVLDYSQTLKQSVAQRTAMQKAMKAAKTAFFPAVDATGSYQYRINKYEMDFGGMAVPMEHDSYSAEVGVSQPIYAGGSIYHNYKASQIQTQMADKSVDLTTDNIIYAAEASYWGTAAQKEMYETMCQYVQIIEQLTKVLQDKYDDGYISKTDLIQMQTRLKEAELQRSSSYQSYQVALQNMNVLMGLEPLAEMDLTDSISTILPMPAFVGAETALNVRPDYAISQLDVDYQKRQVSLAAAKYNPSLSIGFKETWGTQMLNISGETMFNSNVYASIKLPIFHWGARFKSTAAQKAILLGKQYALQDKQDQISKEVAKAWTSLTENTRQISIAEENCKLAEENLDLNTFSYTEGKLTILDVLSAQLTWIQAYTNLIQSYYEQKIALADYRKATGIRYLGQK
- a CDS encoding phosphoethanolamine transferase — its product is MKHFREFIQWCCEPQRLFVLFIVVLAIPNVALFFTEQQMTLLARICNVILPVSVYWLIMTLGRKPGKTIWILFPFVFFAAFQLVLLYLFGRSIIAVDMFLNLTTTNSGEVMELLDNLLPAVIGVFVVYIPALVLGGFSWARGNQLEYSFIRSQRKYALAGIVAGVLLTVICYATQRDYQVKIEMYPANVCYNLVLAAERAGETAGYAETSRDFTFNASAAHDKDSREVYVLVIGETARACNFGLYGYERNTTPLLDKMEGLVTFTDVLTQSNTTHKSVPMLLSAASAEDYDCLYRQKGIITAFKEAGFHTAFFSNQLPNHSFIDFLGMEADDWKFIKKDTPKGANISDDELLFLVEEELKAGHQKLFIVLHAYGSHFNYKERYPESMSVFKPDNLTDAKYENKEYLMNAYDNTIRYTDGFLASLITLLQKMNSFSAMLYTSDHGEDIFDDNRKLFLHASPVPSYYQLHVPFLIWLSKAYREENVEVHEAILQNREKPVAGNASVFHTMLNLAGIQTPYRADSLSVANRQYLIRPRYYLNDHNLPKSLDKIGLKKEDIEQFRRNNLVYP